A single region of the Phycisphaerae bacterium genome encodes:
- a CDS encoding serine/threonine protein kinase: MSAPTGVGLGAARPRALPPGEIPGTRIDRYRLLQLIGEGGFGSVYMAEQCEPVQRRVALKIIKAGMDTKQVIARFELERQALAMMDHPNIARVLDAGATKTGRPYFVMELVRGEPVTGYCDQRRLAVSERLELFRDVCHAVQHAHQKGIIHRDLKPTNVLVTVADGRPVPKVIDFGIAKATGARLTDKTLFTEMHQLIGTPEYMSPEQAEVAGIDVDTRSDVYSLGVLLYELLAGSTPLQRERLRSTPLAEIQRLIREEEPLKPSLRFAAIAASSAGTNRSCSRALEIAQQRQSEPANLTRTIRGDLDWIVLKCLEKERSRRYGTANALAEDIGRFLADEPVLAIPPRRSYRLRKFARRHRAGLIGATAVGLSLMLGTIGVAIGFVRAREAERLALTRSEESSRSAAKAAAVNSFLQEMLASVDPAKAQGSEVTIRQALDEAAATVDAGKLRGQPSVEADLRSTIGTTYFAIGHYLEAEHQLRAALALHQGSSNEDAADRVAEDMGNLAGVVGAEGNYAEQESLMRQSLEILRRLHPGDDVNVAGAEQGLAASLRVQGKLNEAERHYRAALEMRRRLYGAENIEIAQSLNSLALLMQNKGNLAEAEALFRDALAMRRRLLGPMHPIVADALNNLANLVHLRGDLTEPESLLREALDIRRTVLGPDHPAVAQNINNIASLMIDQKKFASAEGLYREALGIWQPILPADHLDLAAAKDGLGCALLNQGSLAEAESVLRESLTIRESRQPSTDIQRLTTASMLGEACAREGKFKEAESILMQTYSRIETNRNSIARRETIGRLVGLYEQWDRPAEAAKWRTELERASQDGG; encoded by the coding sequence ATGAGCGCGCCCACCGGCGTCGGCCTGGGTGCCGCTCGCCCCAGAGCTCTGCCGCCCGGTGAAATTCCGGGCACGCGCATCGATCGCTATCGACTGCTGCAGTTGATCGGCGAAGGGGGCTTCGGCTCCGTATATATGGCCGAACAGTGCGAGCCGGTACAGCGGCGCGTGGCCCTGAAGATCATCAAGGCAGGAATGGACACCAAGCAGGTGATCGCCAGGTTTGAGCTCGAGCGGCAGGCGCTGGCGATGATGGATCATCCCAACATCGCGCGGGTGCTGGACGCCGGCGCCACAAAGACGGGTCGCCCCTACTTCGTGATGGAACTGGTTCGCGGTGAGCCCGTGACGGGCTACTGCGACCAGAGACGATTGGCGGTCAGTGAACGTCTTGAGCTGTTCCGGGATGTCTGCCACGCCGTGCAGCACGCGCATCAGAAAGGGATCATCCATCGAGACCTCAAGCCGACCAATGTCCTGGTCACCGTTGCCGACGGCCGGCCCGTACCAAAAGTAATCGACTTTGGAATTGCCAAGGCGACCGGCGCCCGTCTCACCGACAAGACCCTCTTTACCGAAATGCATCAGCTCATCGGAACGCCGGAGTACATGAGTCCGGAGCAGGCCGAGGTAGCCGGCATCGACGTCGACACGCGAAGTGACGTCTACTCACTTGGCGTGTTGCTGTATGAACTACTCGCGGGGAGTACACCTCTCCAGCGCGAACGACTGCGGTCCACACCCCTGGCGGAGATCCAGCGGCTCATCCGCGAAGAGGAGCCGCTCAAGCCCAGCTTGCGTTTCGCGGCCATCGCCGCTTCGTCCGCGGGCACAAACCGCTCGTGCTCCAGGGCCCTCGAGATCGCGCAGCAACGCCAATCAGAGCCGGCAAATCTCACACGCACGATTCGGGGTGACCTCGACTGGATCGTCCTGAAGTGCCTGGAGAAGGAGCGCTCGCGCCGCTACGGGACGGCCAACGCCCTGGCGGAGGATATTGGGCGATTTCTCGCGGACGAACCGGTGTTGGCGATACCGCCTCGTCGAAGCTACCGGCTACGAAAATTCGCTCGCCGCCACCGTGCAGGCCTGATCGGCGCCACTGCGGTTGGGCTAAGCCTCATGCTTGGAACGATCGGGGTGGCCATCGGTTTTGTCCGAGCGCGTGAGGCGGAGAGACTGGCGCTGACACGCTCCGAGGAGTCGTCGCGCTCTGCAGCAAAGGCTGCAGCCGTCAACAGCTTTCTCCAGGAAATGCTCGCGTCTGTCGATCCCGCGAAAGCGCAGGGAAGCGAGGTCACCATTCGACAGGCGCTCGACGAAGCCGCCGCGACCGTCGACGCCGGGAAACTCAGGGGTCAACCGAGTGTCGAGGCCGATCTGCGTTCCACCATTGGCACGACTTACTTTGCGATTGGCCACTATCTCGAAGCGGAGCACCAGCTGCGAGCCGCGTTGGCGCTCCACCAAGGATCGTCAAACGAAGACGCGGCCGATAGAGTGGCCGAGGACATGGGCAATCTTGCCGGCGTGGTTGGCGCAGAGGGAAATTATGCGGAGCAGGAATCATTGATGCGCCAGAGCCTTGAGATTCTACGGCGCCTTCATCCAGGCGACGACGTGAACGTGGCCGGCGCCGAACAGGGCCTTGCCGCTTCGCTGCGCGTGCAAGGAAAGCTTAACGAGGCGGAGCGGCATTATCGTGCGGCGCTGGAAATGCGTCGTCGTCTGTACGGCGCGGAGAACATCGAGATCGCACAGAGCCTGAACAGTTTGGCACTCTTGATGCAGAACAAGGGCAATCTCGCCGAGGCCGAGGCGCTTTTCCGTGACGCACTGGCCATGAGACGCAGGCTCCTTGGACCAATGCACCCGATAGTGGCTGATGCACTTAACAATCTGGCGAATCTCGTTCACCTGCGCGGAGACCTAACTGAACCGGAATCCTTGCTTCGCGAAGCACTCGATATACGCCGGACTGTCCTTGGCCCAGATCATCCCGCCGTGGCACAGAACATCAACAATATCGCCTCGCTGATGATCGATCAGAAGAAGTTCGCGAGTGCCGAAGGGCTCTACCGGGAGGCACTGGGCATCTGGCAGCCAATCTTGCCCGCCGATCATCTTGACCTCGCGGCCGCAAAGGACGGTCTTGGTTGTGCACTCTTGAATCAGGGGAGCCTCGCCGAGGCGGAATCTGTGCTTCGCGAGAGCCTGACCATCCGCGAATCCCGACAGCCCTCCACCGACATCCAGCGACTCACGACCGCGAGCATGTTGGGTGAGGCGTGTGCTCGAGAGGGGAAGTTCAAAGAAGCCGAGTCCATCCTGATGCAAACCTATTCAAGAATCGAAACAAACAGGAATAGCATTGCGCGACGGGAGACGATTGGGCGTCTGGTGGGGCTGTACGAGCAGTGGGACCGGCCAGCCGAAGCTGCCAAATGGCGAACCGAGCTCGAGCGCGCTTCGCAGGACGGTGGATAG